Proteins from one Lacrimispora sphenoides genomic window:
- a CDS encoding ABC transporter ATP-binding protein encodes MKKLLKYLKDYKAESIMGPLFKLLEACFELLVPLVVAKVIDVGIKSQNMPYILKMGGLLVLLGVIGLVCSITAQYFAAKAAAGFGTSLRNDLFAHINKLSYQEIDSTGTATLITRITSDANQVQSGVNLFLRLFLRSPFVVCGAMIMAFTINARAALVFVVLIPVLSIVVFGIMLISIPLYKKVQKQLDQVLLAVRENLEGVRVIRAFDRQNDEIRRFDEENGLLVRFQVFVGKISALMNPLTYVLINLGVIVVINTGARQVQSGIITQGAVIALVNYMSQILVELVKLANLIITISKSLACAGRISAVFEQKPAITEVTHKAVEEKQDAPKVEFDHMTFAYAGAKDAALSGLSFQVMKGETIGIIGGTGSGKTTLVNLIPRFYEVTEGSVKVGGVDIRQYPLGQLRELVGIVPQKAVLFKGTLRENMKWGKKEATDQEIYEALATAQAKDFVEEKGEGLELLIQAGGKNLSGGQRQRLAIARALVKDPQILIMDDSASALDFATDARLRKAIKESTGNMTVFLVSQRASSIKNADRILVLDDGQMAGWGTHEELLISCQVYREICLSQLSKEEVQ; translated from the coding sequence ATGAAAAAGCTCCTGAAATATTTAAAGGACTATAAGGCAGAAAGCATTATGGGGCCGTTATTTAAGCTTCTGGAAGCCTGCTTTGAATTATTGGTGCCTCTTGTAGTAGCAAAGGTGATTGATGTAGGGATCAAGTCTCAGAATATGCCCTATATCCTTAAAATGGGCGGATTATTGGTGCTGCTTGGCGTCATAGGCCTTGTCTGTTCTATTACGGCCCAGTATTTTGCGGCAAAAGCAGCGGCTGGCTTCGGAACTTCTCTCCGAAATGATTTGTTTGCCCATATCAACAAACTCTCGTACCAGGAAATAGACTCCACTGGGACTGCGACTCTGATTACCCGTATTACCAGCGATGCCAATCAGGTACAGTCTGGAGTGAATTTATTCCTTCGTCTGTTCCTTCGTTCCCCGTTTGTGGTATGCGGCGCCATGATCATGGCATTTACCATCAATGCCAGGGCAGCTCTTGTTTTTGTGGTACTTATCCCTGTTCTTTCCATTGTAGTATTCGGCATTATGCTGATCAGCATCCCATTGTACAAAAAGGTGCAGAAGCAATTGGACCAGGTGCTTTTGGCTGTTAGGGAGAATCTGGAAGGAGTCCGTGTCATCCGTGCGTTTGACCGTCAAAATGATGAAATACGCAGGTTTGATGAGGAAAATGGCCTTTTAGTACGCTTTCAGGTTTTCGTAGGAAAAATTTCAGCCTTAATGAATCCCCTTACCTATGTGCTGATCAACTTAGGTGTCATCGTTGTGATAAACACCGGTGCCAGACAGGTGCAGAGCGGCATCATCACTCAGGGAGCAGTGATTGCATTAGTAAATTACATGTCCCAGATTTTAGTTGAACTTGTAAAGCTGGCAAATCTGATCATCACGATTTCAAAGTCCTTAGCCTGTGCAGGCCGGATTAGCGCTGTGTTTGAACAGAAACCAGCCATTACAGAAGTTACTCATAAGGCTGTAGAAGAGAAACAGGATGCTCCCAAAGTAGAATTTGACCATATGACCTTTGCCTATGCAGGTGCCAAGGATGCGGCATTAAGCGGTTTATCCTTTCAGGTCATGAAGGGGGAGACCATTGGAATCATCGGAGGAACAGGTTCTGGTAAGACCACCCTGGTTAATTTAATACCCCGGTTTTATGAGGTCACAGAAGGATCCGTAAAGGTGGGAGGAGTTGATATAAGACAATATCCTTTGGGCCAGTTGAGGGAGCTGGTGGGAATTGTCCCCCAAAAGGCAGTGCTTTTTAAAGGAACCCTTCGGGAAAATATGAAGTGGGGGAAAAAGGAAGCAACGGATCAGGAGATTTATGAGGCTCTTGCAACTGCCCAGGCAAAGGATTTTGTAGAGGAAAAAGGAGAAGGACTGGAGCTTCTGATCCAGGCTGGAGGAAAAAACCTTTCCGGCGGACAGCGGCAGAGGCTTGCCATTGCCAGGGCATTGGTAAAAGATCCTCAGATTCTTATCATGGATGACAGTGCTTCTGCCCTGGATTTTGCTACTGATGCCAGGCTTAGAAAGGCAATTAAAGAAAGTACCGGGAATATGACTGTGTTCCTGGTATCCCAGAGAGCTTCCAGTATTAAAAATGCGGACAGGATCCTGGTCCTGGATGACGGGCAGATGGCAGGCTGGGGAACTCATGAGGAGCTGTTAATTTCCTGCCAGGTTTACCGGGAAATATGCTTATCCCAGCTGTCAAAAGAGGAGGTGCAATAA
- the pheS gene encoding phenylalanine--tRNA ligase subunit alpha — translation MKDQLEKIKQEALKQIEASDALEKLNDIKVAYLGKKGELTSVLKSMKDVAPEDRPKVGQMVNDARAMIEGKLEDAISALQKKAREEQLKKEVIDVTLPGRRNKVGHTHPNTIALEEVERIFVGMGYEVIEGPEVEYDSYNFEKLNIPKNHPARDEQDTFYISDNIVLRSQTSPVQVRTMEKGKLPIRMLAPGRVFRSDEVDATHSPSFHQIEGLVIDKNITFADLKGTLAEFARELFGLETKVKFRPHHFPFTEPSAEMDVTCFKCGGKGCRFCKGSGWIEILGCGMVHPNVLTMSGIDPNEYSGFAFGVGLERIALLKYEIDDMRLLYENDIRFLKQF, via the coding sequence ATGAAGGACCAATTGGAAAAAATCAAACAGGAAGCGTTAAAGCAGATTGAAGCTTCCGATGCGCTGGAAAAATTAAACGATATTAAAGTTGCTTATCTTGGAAAAAAAGGTGAGCTGACCAGTGTATTAAAGAGTATGAAGGATGTTGCTCCGGAAGACAGGCCAAAGGTGGGGCAGATGGTAAATGACGCCCGGGCCATGATCGAGGGGAAATTAGAGGATGCCATATCCGCCCTGCAAAAAAAAGCCAGAGAAGAACAGCTGAAAAAGGAAGTAATTGATGTAACCCTTCCCGGCAGACGGAATAAGGTAGGCCACACCCATCCAAATACCATTGCTCTGGAAGAGGTTGAGAGAATCTTCGTTGGTATGGGATATGAGGTCATTGAAGGACCGGAAGTGGAATACGATTCCTATAACTTTGAAAAACTGAATATACCTAAGAATCATCCGGCAAGAGACGAACAGGATACCTTTTATATCAGTGACAACATCGTATTAAGAAGCCAGACATCACCGGTTCAGGTCAGGACCATGGAAAAGGGCAAGCTGCCGATCCGCATGCTGGCTCCCGGCCGTGTATTCCGGTCTGATGAGGTGGATGCAACCCATTCCCCTTCCTTCCACCAGATTGAAGGACTTGTGATTGATAAAAATATCACATTTGCGGATTTAAAGGGAACACTTGCAGAGTTTGCAAGAGAGCTTTTTGGTCTGGAGACAAAAGTAAAATTCCGTCCGCACCATTTCCCATTTACAGAACCAAGCGCGGAGATGGATGTTACCTGTTTCAAATGCGGCGGAAAAGGCTGCCGTTTCTGTAAAGGTTCCGGCTGGATTGAGATTCTTGGCTGCGGCATGGTTCATCCAAATGTGCTTACAATGAGCGGAATCGATCCCAATGAATATTCCGGCTTTGCATTCGGAGTTGGATTGGAGCGGATTGCCCTGTTAAAATATGAAATCGATGACATGAGATTATTATATGAGAACGACATCAGATTCTTAAAACAGTTTTAA
- a CDS encoding LysR family transcriptional regulator — MNPINSKQLYYFTTIAETGGFTAAAKKLGLSQPPLSKQILLLEEELGVKLFERGSRKTELTEAGAFLYSRAKDILSMMDSIVEELDHFPTASKGILKLGTISSSGNLLHDFLKIYCCTHKKVRFEVTEGNTYELLEKMKNGIVECAIIRTPFNAEGFECVYGKEEPLIAVGNPSFFSGVSKNKIRLTDLSGKPLIYYRRFDSIISLAFQNSGIMPNVFCRNDDARTCLQWAGIGLGIALVPESISKIGEHTDLVFREIDSADTVTRMAAVYKKNGYVSNIAKEFVSYFGELMSLS, encoded by the coding sequence ATGAATCCAATTAATTCAAAGCAGCTTTATTATTTTACAACAATTGCAGAAACCGGAGGCTTTACAGCCGCAGCAAAAAAGCTGGGGTTATCCCAGCCACCACTAAGTAAGCAGATCCTTTTGCTGGAAGAAGAGCTTGGAGTAAAGCTTTTTGAACGCGGCTCCAGAAAAACAGAACTGACGGAAGCAGGTGCTTTTCTCTATTCCCGGGCTAAAGACATCCTATCCATGATGGACTCCATTGTGGAAGAACTCGATCATTTTCCGACTGCTTCCAAAGGAATCTTAAAGCTGGGAACCATCTCATCTTCCGGCAATCTGCTTCACGACTTTTTAAAGATATACTGCTGCACCCATAAAAAGGTACGGTTTGAAGTCACAGAAGGAAATACCTACGAGCTTCTGGAAAAGATGAAAAATGGGATTGTGGAATGCGCGATTATCAGGACTCCTTTTAATGCAGAGGGATTTGAATGCGTGTACGGTAAAGAGGAACCATTAATAGCGGTTGGAAACCCGTCCTTTTTTTCAGGCGTCTCCAAGAATAAAATCAGGCTGACAGACCTTTCCGGCAAGCCCTTGATCTATTACCGCCGGTTTGATTCCATCATCTCCCTTGCCTTCCAAAACAGCGGTATCATGCCCAATGTTTTTTGCCGCAATGATGATGCCAGAACCTGTCTCCAATGGGCAGGCATCGGCCTGGGAATCGCTCTGGTGCCTGAATCCATCAGCAAAATAGGAGAACACACGGACCTCGTATTCAGGGAGATCGACTCTGCGGATACTGTTACCAGAATGGCTGCCGTATATAAAAAAAACGGCTATGTTTCAAACATAGCCAAAGAATTTGTTTCCTATTTCGGTGAGTTGATGTCCCTTTCCTAA
- a CDS encoding ABC transporter ATP-binding protein has protein sequence MDVKKYRSTVSRIFQCIGRYKWGVAASLACAFVTVLLTLYVPILTGRAIDCIVGAGAVDFAGMWTILKQIGVIIAITAAAQWLMSHINNLVTYQVVKDIRTQAFNKLEILPLKYIDSHSHGDIINRIITDIDQFSDGLLMGFTQLFTGVLTILGTLVFMFSMNSAITVVVVLVTPVSLFVASFIARKTFRMFKMQSQTRGELTSLVEEMLGNQKVVQAFAHEADAQEKFEDINENLRVWSLKATFFSSITNPATRFVNSLVYASVGIAGAFAAVKGLLTVGQLSSFLSYANQYTKPFNEISGVVTELQNALASAARVFELIDEEPQVPEEPDAAVLGNAKGEISLEHVYFSYNPEVALIEDMNLNVRKGQRVAIVGPTGCGKSTVINLLMRFYDVDSGSIRVDGTDIRHMTRQSLRTSYGMVLQETWLKSGTIRENIAYGKPDADEEEIILAAKEAHAHSFIRRMPEGYDTVISEDGGNLSQGQKQLLCIARVMLCLPPMLILDEATSSIDTRTEIKIQKAFGKMMEGRTSFIVAHRLSTIKEADVILVMRDGHIIEQGTHESLLSQNGFYAQLYNSQFAV, from the coding sequence ATGGACGTAAAAAAATACAGATCCACTGTCAGCCGGATCTTTCAATGCATTGGCCGCTATAAATGGGGAGTTGCTGCTTCCCTGGCCTGTGCCTTTGTCACAGTTTTGTTGACTTTATATGTTCCCATCCTCACAGGCCGGGCCATTGACTGCATTGTGGGGGCAGGGGCTGTTGATTTTGCCGGCATGTGGACGATTTTAAAACAAATCGGAGTCATCATTGCAATAACAGCGGCAGCCCAGTGGCTTATGAGCCATATTAACAATCTGGTCACTTACCAGGTGGTAAAGGATATCAGAACCCAGGCATTTAATAAGCTGGAGATCCTTCCTTTAAAATATATTGACTCCCATTCTCACGGAGATATTATAAACAGGATTATCACGGATATTGATCAATTTTCCGACGGACTGTTAATGGGCTTTACCCAGCTGTTTACCGGAGTCCTTACCATTTTAGGAACCTTGGTTTTCATGTTTTCCATGAATTCGGCCATAACGGTTGTGGTGGTTCTGGTAACACCGGTTTCCCTGTTTGTCGCCAGCTTTATTGCAAGAAAGACCTTCCGCATGTTCAAGATGCAGTCTCAGACCAGAGGGGAGCTGACTTCTCTTGTGGAAGAGATGCTGGGAAATCAGAAGGTGGTGCAGGCTTTTGCCCATGAAGCCGATGCACAGGAAAAATTTGAAGATATTAATGAAAATTTGCGTGTCTGGAGCCTGAAAGCCACATTTTTTTCTTCCATTACTAATCCAGCCACCCGCTTTGTGAACAGCCTGGTTTATGCCAGCGTTGGAATCGCCGGAGCCTTTGCGGCTGTAAAAGGACTTTTAACCGTAGGACAGCTTTCCAGTTTTTTAAGCTATGCCAATCAATATACAAAACCATTTAATGAAATATCAGGAGTGGTTACTGAGCTTCAAAATGCCCTGGCCTCTGCTGCAAGGGTGTTTGAACTGATTGACGAGGAGCCTCAGGTCCCGGAGGAGCCGGACGCTGCAGTTCTTGGCAACGCAAAGGGAGAGATTTCTCTGGAACATGTGTACTTTTCCTATAATCCTGAGGTCGCCTTAATTGAGGATATGAATTTAAACGTACGTAAGGGCCAGAGAGTAGCCATCGTAGGCCCTACGGGCTGCGGAAAGAGCACGGTGATCAATCTTCTCATGCGTTTTTATGATGTGGATTCCGGTTCCATCCGGGTAGATGGGACAGATATACGCCATATGACCAGACAAAGCTTAAGAACCAGTTACGGTATGGTGCTGCAGGAGACATGGCTTAAGTCAGGGACCATTCGTGAAAATATTGCATATGGAAAGCCGGATGCGGATGAGGAAGAGATCATTCTGGCGGCAAAGGAGGCTCATGCCCACAGTTTTATCAGGCGTATGCCGGAAGGATATGATACCGTTATCTCGGAAGACGGCGGAAATTTATCCCAAGGCCAGAAGCAGCTTTTATGCATTGCCAGAGTTATGCTGTGCCTTCCTCCCATGCTGATTCTTGATGAAGCCACTTCATCCATTGATACCAGAACCGAGATAAAAATACAGAAGGCATTTGGAAAGATGATGGAAGGGCGTACCAGTTTTATCGTCGCTCACCGTCTTTCTACGATTAAAGAAGCGGATGTGATACTGGTAATGAGGGATGGCCATATCATTGAGCAGGGAACTCATGAAAGCCTGCTTTCCCAAAATGGATTTTATGCACAGCTTTATAACAGCCAGTTTGCTGTGTAG